CACTTTTTCTTTTTGAATAAGAGCTGCCCCGATACCCATATCGAATATAATTTGGGCAAACACGGTAATCGTTGTGATCATTCCGACAAGACCGAATTCCGATATTGTCATGAGATTGCCCAAGAGCGCGAATTGTCCGATTTGGATAACCGTAATGAGTAACGTTGACAGACTTGTCCACTTTGCTCCGCCCAGTATTTGCTTTGTAATGGCTGACATAAACTTCCCTACTTTTTATCTGGCTCCGTCTCCAGTTAACACAACTTTAAACGTTTTTAACATAATCTTAATATCCATTAGAAAAGTCAAGTGATTAATATAATATAGATCAAAAATAAGTTTTTCTTTCGGGCTGATTTCATATCCGCCGTTTACTTGTGCCCAGCCTGTTAAACCAGGCTTTACAATTAAACGGTTTGTAAACCCGGGTATTTGGTTATTAAATTCTGCAGTGAAGCAAGGTCTTTCCGGTCTTGGACCTACTATACTCATGTCTCCGAGAAGCACATTCAGCAGCTGAGGCAATTCATCAATTCTCGTTTTGCGAATAAAAGAACCGATCCTTGTAATCCTCGGATCATTCGCTTCAGCCCATTTTGCACCGCTTTTCTCGGCATCTTTTCTCATTGACCTTAGCTTGATGACCTTAAAATACTTCCCATTCATACCGACGCGTTCTTGTATATAAAATGGTGAACCCGGTGTTTCAATTGAAATTAGCATAGCAAAAAAAAGGATTACCGGAAAAGCAAAAACAAGACCAATGATTGAAAATGCAATATCCAGCATCCGCTTTACTATTAAATATTTTTGTGCTTTCACGGACAATGGCCGGGACCGGTCTTGACGAACACGATACTGCCTATACAAATTCATGCTTTTTTCTGCATTCACTTAACACACACCTCACGATAGAATAGGACTGTTTTGCCGTGCTATGCAGAGTTTAGCATACGAAAGTAAAGAATCTGTAAAGATAGTGTTAAAGTCTGACTCTATCATTACGAGAATATTTCTTTAATGTATTTTTATTGTAAAGGTTAGAATAATAGGATGATGTTTACTTAATATCCATATTTAAACTACAACAATCAAAAAAACAGATAACCAATTTGGCTATCTGTTTCTAATAGATTTCATTATTCATAATTATGCTGTATTATTGCGGTATTTCGAAAGTCTCCAATTGACGAACCACTTGATCACTTACTGATTTTTTACCGCCCAGTACCGTGAATCCCTTCATTTTATTTGAGGTGATGACTTCGTTCGTTGCATTTGGCAATGACCGGGCATCTGTAAACATCATAGGGCGGTTTTGTTTTGCAGCCAATACTGATCCGGAAAGGGCATCCGCATAAGCATAGCCATTGCTGATAAAGGCTTCATTAGATGTAGAAAAATAGTTTTTTGCAATGTGTGAAGCAACCTCAAAGCGGCTGTTACCGCCAATTCGCGTCGGAGAAGGCAGTTGCTGGTACACATTCTCGCCGACACTGATTTTTCCTCCGACAACAATCGTGGATGACGTTCCTTTGTTTCGCAAAGCATTCGCAGTTGGCTCTGGCAGTGATTCCGAAGTTGTCAGCAGGATTGGAATCTTGTTTTTCGCCGCATAGGAAGCAATAGCGAGGCTGTCTGCATATGCTGTTCCGTTGGCAATGACTGCTTTTGATTGGCCCGGAAGCTTTCCCGCAATGTTTTCCGCCACTTGATAGCGGCTGTCTCCTCCGATTCGTTCAACTGTACCCACGAGCTTTTTTATTTCATTTGCAACATTGTCCTGAACACTTAGGCTGCCGCCAATAATAATTGCTTTTTTGGCTTTCAGTTGGGTCATACGTTCCTTCGTTGAACCAGTCAGTTTGTTGTTCTCTGTCAACAAAATGGGCGCATTGTGATGGTAGGCCAAAGGCGCGGCAGCCAGCACATCTGCATAGGCGCTTCCGTTGGCAATAACGACAGTATTTGCCGTGCTCCATCCTTTTTTAGAAACATTGGCCGCTACCTCGTAACGGCTTGCTCCATCAAGACGATCCACCGGTAAGGGCGTATTTTTCATCGCCTTATCAACATCAATACGACCGTTTCCAAATAATATGTCTTTACCTTTTTCACCTAAATCGATTGTAGACTTCATTAAAATGCTAGTCACTTTATCTGCGGACAGCAAAGGATTTTTTGAAAGGATCAAAGCTGCAGTTCCAGAAATGGCAGGCGCAGCCATGGAAGTTCCATTCATTGTTCCATACTTGCTGCCGGTCACTGTCGAGTAGATTCCTTCTCCCGGAGCAGAAATATCAATCTCCGGCCCATAATTGGAAAAGTTCGAATGTGCATCCTGACTATTCGTTGATGAGACAGATATCACTGAATCTAAAGCAGCTGGATATTCAGGGACATCAGAACCATCATTACCTGCAGATGCTACTGTCACGATTCCCTTCGACCGGGCATAATGAATGGCTTCTTCCATTACTTGCGCATAGTTGGTCGTGCTTAGGCTCAGGTTAATGACATTCGCCCCGTGATCTGCTGCATAGATGATAGCGTCAGCAACATCATACGCATTTGCTTCTTTTCCTTCAAAAACATCAATCGGCAGTATTTTCACATTTGGAGCGATGCCGGTAATGCCCAGCTTATTTAAAGAAGCGGCAATTATACCTGCCACATGAGTGCCGTGCTTGTCAGCAGTAATTGTTTTCCCGCCGGTAACCGCGTTATATGAAGGCAAAACGTTCCCTTTTAAATCAGGATGATCACTTTGTAAACCTCCATCAATTACTGCAACAGTGATGTCGGAAGATCCTTTCGTAATATCCCAGGCTTTTTCCATGTTGATCTTCTTTAATGACCATTGATGACTATAGCCAGGTTCTTGTGGTACGTAAGCGGACTCTATGACAAAGTTCGGTTCGACAAACTGTACACGCTTATCGTTTCTTAATCTCTCAGCGGTGCCTTTCAATTCAGACTCCGGAGAAGCTGATACAAGAGAAAAACCGCCATTTTCATTATAAGTTTGTTCTGATAGATGATAGTTAGCCAGTATTTGAGATTTCTCTTCTTCTTTAATAGAAGGCTCGAATTTAATAACTAACTCTCTTTGACTAAAATCTTTTTCTTCATCAAATAATCCGTCTATTTGAGTTTTACGAATGTCACTAGAACGATCATCTGCTTCCGCATAGGTCGTCTGTATATTGATGAACAAAAACAATATAGAAAGAATACAGATCGATTTTTTCATCTTTCTCCTCCCTTTTGTTCGGACAAGAACTCCATTCTTTTTATCTCCGTATCTACTCTACCATAGAATATTAAAAAACAGGTAGCCCCCGGGAGACTACCTGATGATGATCAATTCGATTTTATTTATAGTATGCTTTGATCGCTTCATAAATGGCTTGGGCTACTCTGTCCTGATAATATGGATCATTTAATTTACTAGCATCACTACTATTAGATACGAATCCAGTTTCCGCTAATACAGCTGGCATGTTTGATTTATCAATAACCTTTATCCAATTTCCCTCAGAAATTCCACGATCTCTGGTTTCCATCGCTTTCGGGATTCTCTCTTGAAGTTCCTGAGCTAATCTTTTACTGCTTGCAGAACCATTATAATAAAATGTGTCACTACCTACTACATTATTGTTGTCACTTGAATTAGCGTGGATACTAATAAAAATGTTTGCATTTGCAGCATTCGCTTTTTCGACGCGATCATCAAGAGTTGGATACGTATCTCCTGTTCTAGAAGCAATTGTAAATTCTCCTGCTGCATCTAGTTTCTTTACGACTTTGTTTGATATTGCAAGATTAACATCTTTCTCTTTAATACCTGCATATCCTATTGCACCCGGATCACTTCCGCCATGACCAGGATCAATAAATAATATTTTGGCGGCATTATTTAATTGATTCATCACATTTGTTTGTACGGATATTGTACCGCCGAGCACTGTGAACGAATTTATGTTCTTCAAACCAATAACATCTTTGGTTTTTTCCGGCAATGTTTTTGCATCTGTAAACAGCATCGGCCGGTTTTGCTTTGCAGCCAAAACTGATCCTGACAAAGCATCAGCATAAGCATAGCCGTTGCTGATAAAAGACTCTTTCGATGAAGAATAATATTTATCAGCAATGTTTGAAGCTACTTCAAAACGGCTGGCTCCTCCGATTCGCGTTGGAGAAGGGAGCTGATCGTACACACTCTTTTCTACACTGATTTCTCCGCCTACGACAATCGTGGAAGATGTTCCTTTATTTCGCATCGCGTCTATCGTTGGCTGTGGAATCGCCCCCGAGGTTGTGAGCAAGATCGGAATTTTGTTTCTAGCCGCATAGGAAGCGATTGCAAGGCTGTCCGCATATGCGGTACCGTTCGCTATGACAGCTTTTGATTGGTTCGGAAGCTTTCCCGCAATATTTTCCGCCACTTGATAGCGACTGGCTCCTCCAATTCGTTCAACTGACCCTACGAGTTTATTAATTTCGTGTTCCACATTTCTTTGAACACTAATATCTCCGCCAATAATGATAACCTTTTTCGCTCCGAGCTGTTTGATTCGATCCCTCGTAGGACCTGTAAGCTTGTTGTTCTCTGTCAACAATATGGGCGCGTTGTGAAGATAAGCCAAAGGCGAGGCAGCCAATACATCTGCATAGGCGTTTCCGTTGGCGACAATCACTGTATCTGCAGAGTTCCACCCTTTTTCCGATACATTGACAGCCACCTGGTAACGGCTAGCGCCATCAAGACGCTCCACTGAATTGGCAGCGAAAGCATTAGGGATAAATAAGATTAGCCCGAACATAATGAGTATTATGCTCTTTACATGTAACCACAAAAATGTTCCCTCCAAATTTAGATAGTTTTTAAGTCAAAAAAGCGAAAAGGAGACGGGATCAAAGGCATCAAAAGACGCCTCTGACGTGTCTCTTTTCAGATTAATAATTTGTTAGATTTGCACCAGGATAATAAAACTTCAAAATATCGATATACGA
This window of the Bacillus gobiensis genome carries:
- a CDS encoding sugar transferase, encoding MNAEKSMNLYRQYRVRQDRSRPLSVKAQKYLIVKRMLDIAFSIIGLVFAFPVILFFAMLISIETPGSPFYIQERVGMNGKYFKVIKLRSMRKDAEKSGAKWAEANDPRITRIGSFIRKTRIDELPQLLNVLLGDMSIVGPRPERPCFTAEFNNQIPGFTNRLIVKPGLTGWAQVNGGYEISPKEKLIFDLYYINHLTFLMDIKIMLKTFKVVLTGDGAR
- a CDS encoding N-acetylmuramoyl-L-alanine amidase produces the protein MWLHVKSIILIMFGLILFIPNAFAANSVERLDGASRYQVAVNVSEKGWNSADTVIVANGNAYADVLAASPLAYLHNAPILLTENNKLTGPTRDRIKQLGAKKVIIIGGDISVQRNVEHEINKLVGSVERIGGASRYQVAENIAGKLPNQSKAVIANGTAYADSLAIASYAARNKIPILLTTSGAIPQPTIDAMRNKGTSSTIVVGGEISVEKSVYDQLPSPTRIGGASRFEVASNIADKYYSSSKESFISNGYAYADALSGSVLAAKQNRPMLFTDAKTLPEKTKDVIGLKNINSFTVLGGTISVQTNVMNQLNNAAKILFIDPGHGGSDPGAIGYAGIKEKDVNLAISNKVVKKLDAAGEFTIASRTGDTYPTLDDRVEKANAANANIFISIHANSSDNNNVVGSDTFYYNGSASSKRLAQELQERIPKAMETRDRGISEGNWIKVIDKSNMPAVLAETGFVSNSSDASKLNDPYYQDRVAQAIYEAIKAYYK